The following proteins are encoded in a genomic region of Thermococcus pacificus:
- a CDS encoding radical SAM protein codes for MIEVRLPHVTFQDLGDRIRLIWRETLYADFEKGELERAIWRKFRVSPEITVRDGALLIDTDYDKVEGYIALYIQNNLGALLRNRYTGRKVLYIHEGMDVPLLGYNAFGLIDRGTNLLQVRGVSGCNLSCVFCSVDEGPYSRTRKLDYVVDIDYLMKWFDDVAKIKGKGLEAHLDGQGEPLIYPFRVELVQALREHPNVSVISMQSNGTLLNDKLVEELAEAGLDRVNLSIHSLDPDKARMLMGRKDYDLEHVLDMAEALVNAGIDVLLAPVIIFGINDDEAEAFIEFARKIGAGKRWPALGFQNYVPYKFGRNPTIAKVVPFKEFYAWLRALEEKTGMRPLVLKPSHFGMEKREFIPLAFRPGEVVKAEVVLPGRIKGEMLAKARNRLIEVINTNAEVGDVIGVRIVRTRHGIYIATPV; via the coding sequence ATGATTGAAGTCCGCCTTCCCCATGTTACATTCCAGGATCTCGGAGACAGGATCAGGCTCATCTGGCGCGAGACTCTCTACGCCGACTTTGAGAAGGGCGAGCTTGAGAGGGCCATCTGGAGAAAGTTTAGGGTCTCACCTGAGATAACCGTCCGAGACGGTGCTCTTTTAATCGACACAGACTACGACAAGGTTGAAGGCTACATCGCCCTCTACATCCAGAATAACCTCGGCGCGCTTTTAAGGAACCGCTACACCGGTAGAAAAGTCCTCTACATCCATGAGGGCATGGATGTTCCTCTTCTCGGTTACAACGCCTTTGGATTGATTGACAGGGGAACAAACCTCCTCCAGGTGAGGGGCGTCAGTGGCTGCAACCTGAGCTGCGTCTTCTGCTCCGTCGATGAGGGCCCCTATTCGCGAACGAGGAAGCTTGACTACGTGGTTGACATCGACTACCTTATGAAGTGGTTCGACGACGTGGCCAAGATAAAGGGGAAAGGCCTTGAGGCCCACCTCGACGGCCAGGGTGAGCCTCTCATCTATCCCTTCCGCGTCGAGCTCGTTCAGGCCCTCCGCGAGCACCCGAACGTCTCCGTCATCTCGATGCAGAGCAACGGGACCCTCTTGAATGACAAGTTGGTTGAGGAGCTGGCGGAGGCTGGCCTCGACAGGGTAAATCTCTCGATACACTCCCTCGACCCAGACAAGGCCAGGATGCTCATGGGAAGGAAGGACTACGACCTTGAGCACGTTCTTGACATGGCCGAAGCCTTAGTAAACGCGGGAATCGACGTCCTCCTCGCGCCGGTTATAATCTTTGGGATAAATGACGACGAGGCTGAAGCTTTCATCGAGTTCGCTCGAAAAATAGGTGCCGGAAAGCGCTGGCCCGCCCTTGGCTTCCAGAACTACGTCCCCTACAAGTTCGGCAGGAACCCTACTATCGCAAAGGTAGTTCCCTTCAAGGAGTTCTACGCGTGGCTGAGGGCCCTTGAAGAGAAAACTGGCATGAGGCCGTTGGTCCTTAAGCCCAGTCACTTTGGGATGGAAAAGAGGGAATTCATACCCCTCGCTTTCAGGCCTGGGGAGGTCGTTAAGGCTGAGGTCGTCCTCCCGGGAAGGATAAAGGGCGAGATGCTTGCAAAGGCCAGGAACCGGCTCATAGAAGTCATAAACACAAACGCCGAAGTAGGTGATGTAATAGGGGTCAGGATCGTCAGGACGAGACACGGGATATACATCGCCACCCCTGTTTGA
- the wecB gene encoding non-hydrolyzing UDP-N-acetylglucosamine 2-epimerase, whose protein sequence is MRPAFVFGTRPEIIKLSPVIRAFIKRGVEPLLIHTGQHYDYEMSAVFLEELELPEIDYHLEVGSGTQAEQTGLAMMKIEKVLMDEKPDVTLVQGDTNTVLAGALASVKLKIPVAHVEAGLRSFDRTMPEEINRVLADHASEVLFPPTEEARRNLEREGITENVYVTGNTIVDAVLQNAEMAEKKSDVLERFSLKPGEYILITAHRAENTDSRENLEKLIEILESLPMRAIYPMHPRTKNRLKEFGLLGKVEGIENLIVTKPLGYLDFLKLERNAFAIMTDSGGIQEEAIILNVPCLTLRYNTERPETVEAGGNVLVGLEKERALNYINKLLNDAEFYRKMASAPNPFGDGKAGERIAEILLKLHERGELKVRSSRFI, encoded by the coding sequence TTGAGACCGGCTTTCGTCTTCGGAACCCGGCCGGAGATAATCAAGCTCTCACCCGTCATAAGGGCGTTCATTAAGAGGGGGGTTGAGCCGCTCCTGATCCACACGGGCCAGCACTACGACTACGAGATGAGTGCGGTCTTCCTGGAAGAGCTTGAACTGCCTGAAATCGATTACCACCTTGAGGTCGGCTCTGGAACCCAGGCAGAACAGACCGGACTGGCTATGATGAAGATTGAGAAAGTTCTAATGGACGAAAAACCAGACGTAACCCTTGTGCAGGGGGACACCAACACGGTTTTGGCGGGAGCGCTGGCAAGCGTCAAGCTCAAAATCCCCGTGGCCCACGTTGAAGCCGGCCTGAGAAGCTTCGACAGGACGATGCCGGAAGAGATAAACAGGGTTCTGGCCGACCATGCGAGCGAGGTTCTCTTCCCGCCGACAGAAGAGGCGAGGAGAAACCTGGAGCGCGAGGGGATAACAGAGAACGTCTACGTTACTGGAAACACCATCGTGGATGCGGTTCTTCAGAACGCTGAGATGGCTGAGAAGAAGAGCGACGTTTTGGAAAGGTTCAGCCTCAAGCCAGGGGAGTACATTCTGATAACCGCCCACAGGGCCGAGAACACCGACAGCAGGGAGAACTTAGAAAAGTTAATCGAAATCCTAGAGAGCCTTCCTATGAGGGCCATCTACCCGATGCACCCCAGGACGAAGAATCGGCTGAAGGAGTTCGGACTGCTGGGGAAGGTCGAGGGAATAGAGAACCTAATCGTGACGAAGCCGCTCGGCTACCTCGATTTCCTGAAGCTGGAAAGGAACGCCTTCGCGATAATGACCGACTCAGGCGGAATTCAGGAGGAAGCTATAATCCTGAACGTGCCGTGCCTGACGCTCAGGTACAACACTGAGAGGCCGGAGACGGTTGAAGCTGGAGGAAACGTCCTCGTTGGCCTTGAAAAGGAGCGGGCGCTAAATTACATCAACAAATTGCTGAACGACGCGGAATTCTACAGGAAGATGGCGAGTGCTCCCAATCCATTCGGGGATGGAAAGGCAGGAGAAAGGATAGCGGAGATACTACTCAAGCTCCACGAAAGAGGAGAACTGAAGGTCAGGAGCTCAAGGTTCATCTGA
- a CDS encoding UDP-N-acetyl-D-mannosamine dehydrogenase, which yields MEGGIEKRTAEIAVIGLGYIGLPTAIMFANAGFNVTGYEIRKEVVDKINSGEAHIVEPEIDELLKNAVESGRLRATSDPEDIRGKDVYIICVQTPLNEDKTPNLSYLESAVKTVAKAMKRGSLIVIESTVPPLTTVKMAKLIEEITGLKAGEDFYMVHAPERVMPGRIFKELVYNSRIFGGITPESAELAEKLYRSFVKGQTFKTNSTVSEVVKLMENTFRDVNIALANEFAYLAHQYGIDAFEAIELANTHPRVKIHVPGIGVGGHCLPKDPHLLVWPARDDFGLIRLAREVNDGMPLLAKDLLFEALKTVNLPPEKAVVAVLGLAYKGDSDDTRNSPAKAFVEAVEEDVAEVRTYDPFVEGTHGSIEDVLEGADAAVIATDHSEFKSLNWEELGKLMRTRIIIDGRHVVEMPPEGFIFKGIGRGEY from the coding sequence ATGGAAGGGGGAATAGAAAAGAGGACTGCGGAGATAGCGGTCATCGGACTTGGATACATAGGCCTCCCGACGGCCATAATGTTTGCCAACGCGGGCTTCAATGTCACAGGTTACGAGATACGGAAGGAGGTAGTGGATAAAATAAACTCCGGAGAGGCCCACATCGTGGAGCCTGAGATAGACGAGCTTCTCAAAAATGCTGTCGAAAGTGGAAGGTTGAGGGCCACATCTGACCCGGAAGACATAAGGGGCAAAGACGTTTACATAATCTGCGTCCAGACGCCCCTCAACGAGGACAAAACACCTAACTTGAGCTACCTTGAGAGCGCGGTTAAAACCGTTGCAAAGGCCATGAAGAGGGGTTCACTGATAGTCATCGAGAGCACGGTTCCACCGCTCACCACCGTTAAGATGGCAAAGCTCATTGAGGAGATTACAGGTCTTAAAGCCGGGGAAGACTTCTACATGGTTCACGCCCCGGAGAGGGTGATGCCGGGCAGGATTTTCAAGGAACTGGTCTACAACTCCCGCATATTTGGGGGCATAACTCCGGAGAGTGCAGAGCTGGCGGAGAAGCTCTACCGCTCCTTCGTGAAGGGTCAGACGTTCAAAACGAACTCCACCGTCAGCGAGGTCGTAAAGCTCATGGAGAACACCTTCCGCGATGTTAACATAGCTTTAGCCAACGAGTTCGCCTACCTCGCCCACCAGTACGGCATAGACGCCTTCGAAGCGATAGAGCTGGCCAACACCCACCCACGCGTTAAGATTCACGTGCCTGGAATCGGTGTCGGTGGCCACTGCCTTCCGAAGGACCCCCACCTCCTCGTCTGGCCCGCAAGAGACGATTTCGGGCTGATAAGGCTCGCGAGGGAGGTAAATGACGGCATGCCCCTCTTAGCCAAGGACCTCCTTTTCGAGGCGCTGAAAACTGTCAACCTGCCGCCGGAAAAGGCGGTCGTGGCAGTTCTTGGACTGGCATACAAGGGCGACAGCGACGACACGAGGAACTCTCCAGCCAAAGCCTTCGTGGAGGCCGTAGAAGAAGATGTGGCGGAGGTTAGAACCTACGACCCCTTTGTTGAAGGGACCCATGGAAGCATCGAGGATGTGCTGGAAGGCGCGGACGCGGCCGTTATAGCAACCGACCACTCGGAGTTCAAATCGCTCAACTGGGAGGAACTGGGAAAGCTTATGCGCACGAGGATCATCATCGATGGAAGACACGTGGTGGAGATGCCGCCGGAAGGCTTCATATTCAAGGGCATTGGGAGGGGGGAGTATTGA
- a CDS encoding DUF354 domain-containing protein — MKVWVDITNAPHVHFFKGVIRELEKAGHEVLVTTREFDGLTGILDMYGFDYYVVGRHGGATLEGKLIAGTERMYRLSKLIVEEKPDLAIYKHSAEAPRVAFGLQIPSIGFVDNETAIAQNKLILPYTKLLLFPKAIDAYDLLKCGADPNGMRPVNGFSELAHLYGFRPDRRVLTELGVKRHGYIVMRTEPVKANYFNGPEKSVLEDVIPLLPDVPIVLFPRTEEQRARFERFDNVIMPERPVDSLSLLHYAKLMIGAGGTMNREAIALGTPTISTYPGRLLAVTRWLVEKGVKFHSTDPVKVAAMAERMMELNGSYRSYIRSVVSGFENPMNVILEEIETYEESGMFMAGLEGQSEAGNLGGYVGLDQGGNEEKRH; from the coding sequence ATGAAGGTATGGGTGGACATCACGAACGCGCCTCACGTTCACTTCTTCAAAGGTGTAATAAGGGAACTTGAGAAGGCGGGTCATGAGGTTCTCGTAACCACAAGGGAGTTTGACGGCCTTACCGGAATACTCGACATGTACGGCTTCGACTACTACGTCGTCGGTAGGCACGGAGGGGCCACCCTCGAGGGCAAGCTCATAGCCGGAACCGAGAGAATGTACCGGCTCAGCAAGCTCATCGTGGAGGAAAAACCTGACCTTGCCATTTACAAGCACTCAGCCGAGGCCCCGAGGGTCGCCTTTGGCCTCCAGATTCCTTCCATCGGATTCGTTGACAACGAGACGGCCATCGCCCAGAACAAGCTCATCCTCCCCTACACAAAGCTCCTCCTCTTCCCCAAGGCCATAGACGCTTACGACCTCCTCAAGTGCGGCGCCGATCCGAACGGGATGAGACCTGTCAACGGCTTCTCGGAACTGGCCCATCTCTACGGCTTCAGGCCGGACAGGCGGGTTCTAACGGAGCTCGGGGTTAAGAGACACGGCTACATAGTGATGCGCACCGAGCCTGTGAAGGCCAACTACTTCAACGGGCCGGAGAAGAGCGTTCTGGAGGACGTCATCCCGCTCCTGCCCGATGTGCCCATTGTCCTCTTCCCACGCACGGAGGAGCAGAGGGCGCGCTTCGAGAGGTTCGACAACGTGATCATGCCTGAAAGGCCCGTCGACAGCCTCAGCCTGCTCCATTACGCTAAGCTGATGATAGGCGCTGGGGGAACGATGAACAGGGAGGCCATAGCCCTTGGAACGCCAACAATCTCCACCTATCCCGGAAGGCTCCTCGCGGTAACGAGGTGGCTAGTTGAGAAGGGCGTCAAGTTCCACTCCACCGACCCGGTCAAGGTTGCCGCCATGGCCGAGCGCATGATGGAGCTTAATGGGAGCTACCGCTCCTACATCCGCTCCGTCGTGAGCGGCTTTGAGAACCCAATGAACGTCATCCTTGAGGAAATAGAAACCTACGAGGAATCCGGGATGTTCATGGCAGGTCTTGAGGGTCAGTCAGAGGCCGGCAACCTTGGGGGTTACGTAGGCCTCGACCAGGGCGGCAACGAGGAGAAGCGCCACTGA
- a CDS encoding stage II sporulation protein M: MRLPEIPRRTFVLLLMVFMVFSFVGYAAGAANPEAAVEAVKKVISQIGPISDSSFQNFIKIFTNNSLVALFMFISGLFFGLGPWFIMAFNGLVVGLVVLAVHRTAGMPMSQVILALVPHGVIEIPAIAIAGVAGIVWYRELVKGEGEPAERFKRGMMEGFKLYLLSVALLLVAALVEAYVTPKVAGL; encoded by the coding sequence ATGAGGCTTCCGGAGATACCACGGAGAACCTTCGTCCTTCTCCTCATGGTGTTTATGGTCTTCTCCTTCGTAGGCTACGCAGCAGGAGCCGCCAACCCTGAGGCCGCCGTAGAGGCCGTAAAAAAGGTGATATCACAGATCGGACCCATATCCGATTCCAGCTTCCAGAACTTCATCAAGATATTCACGAACAACTCCCTGGTGGCGCTGTTTATGTTCATATCCGGGCTGTTCTTCGGCCTCGGGCCGTGGTTCATAATGGCTTTCAACGGGCTGGTTGTTGGGCTGGTGGTTCTGGCAGTCCACAGGACAGCCGGAATGCCGATGTCCCAGGTAATCCTTGCCCTTGTCCCCCACGGAGTCATAGAGATACCAGCGATAGCGATAGCCGGCGTCGCTGGAATAGTGTGGTACCGGGAGCTAGTAAAAGGAGAAGGCGAGCCGGCGGAGAGGTTCAAAAGGGGAATGATGGAGGGATTCAAGCTCTACCTTCTCTCAGTGGCGCTTCTCCTCGTTGCCGCCCTGGTCGAGGCCTACGTAACCCCCAAGGTTGCCGGCCTCTGA
- a CDS encoding lipoate protein ligase C-terminal domain-containing protein, protein MKHRVGEHKAKKGLIRIEFDEENGIAEHVRITGDFFMHPEEAVHELEQKLEGHRLEELEGLMDEFFAMRMDIETPYVNVEDFKIALKNALKE, encoded by the coding sequence ATGAAGCACCGCGTTGGTGAGCACAAGGCAAAGAAGGGGCTCATAAGGATAGAGTTCGACGAGGAGAACGGAATAGCGGAGCACGTCAGGATAACGGGCGACTTCTTCATGCACCCCGAGGAAGCGGTACACGAGCTAGAGCAGAAGCTCGAGGGGCACAGGCTTGAGGAGCTCGAAGGGCTGATGGACGAGTTCTTTGCCATGAGGATGGACATAGAAACGCCCTACGTTAACGTCGAGGACTTTAAGATTGCTCTCAAAAACGCCCTGAAGGAGTGA
- a CDS encoding arginine--tRNA ligase yields the protein MGYGEVKERVRLILQEVLEEMLNEAGKEWSGEITFDETPSIELGDFATTVSFQLARVFRKAPKLIAEEIVERLNGKLPEEIADVKAVNGYINFYLDYDRFGKELVSEILEKGASYGESGIGKGKKVIVEHTSVNPTKPLHMGHARNSVLGDTMARIMRKLGYTVEVQNYIDDLGVQFAQVLWGYLNLKEEFERIEAELREKGLKEDFIDHVMGLLYVEVNKRIEENPEVDKEVRELMKKLEEGDNEIAEIGRKLAERVVRAQMLTTYRMGITYDLLSWESDIMKSGIFNEAYELIEANENFFWAEEGKYKGAFVMDLRKLFPDMKNPFLVLRRSDGTATYTGKDIAYHLWKFGKVKADMLYKPWDRKDDHETWTTAPDGKEMPGKFGRADIVINVIGAEQKHPQMAIKYALQLLGFEDSAKNFHHLAYEHVVRPEGSFSGRKGTWVGFTVDEVLNEAVQRARELVEQKNPNLSEEEKDTIAEAVGVGAVRFNLVKYSPDKIITFRWDDVLNFEGESAPYIQYAHARCASIMRKAEENGIDIDWKSLLEKADFSKLTNREKELVKLLARFPEVVEQAGRDIKPHLIPAYLNELASLFNRFYMDHPVLKAEEGIVEERLLLVLAVKQVLRNALELLGIEAPERM from the coding sequence ATGGGCTATGGAGAGGTTAAGGAGCGCGTCAGGCTCATCCTTCAGGAAGTCCTTGAGGAAATGCTGAACGAAGCAGGCAAGGAGTGGAGCGGCGAGATAACCTTCGACGAAACGCCAAGCATCGAGCTCGGCGACTTCGCGACGACGGTATCATTCCAGCTCGCGAGGGTCTTCAGGAAGGCACCGAAGCTCATAGCGGAGGAGATCGTTGAAAGGCTTAACGGAAAGCTCCCGGAGGAGATAGCCGACGTTAAAGCCGTGAACGGCTACATAAACTTCTACCTCGACTACGACCGCTTTGGCAAGGAGCTGGTCAGCGAGATACTCGAAAAGGGCGCCTCCTACGGCGAGAGCGGGATCGGGAAAGGCAAGAAAGTTATCGTCGAGCACACCTCCGTGAACCCGACCAAACCCCTTCACATGGGGCACGCGAGGAACTCTGTTTTGGGCGACACTATGGCGAGGATCATGCGCAAGCTCGGCTACACCGTCGAGGTTCAGAACTACATAGATGACCTTGGGGTCCAGTTCGCCCAGGTTCTCTGGGGCTACCTTAACCTTAAGGAAGAGTTTGAGAGGATTGAGGCTGAGCTCCGCGAGAAAGGCCTCAAGGAGGACTTCATAGACCACGTGATGGGCCTGCTCTACGTCGAGGTGAACAAGCGCATAGAGGAGAACCCCGAGGTAGATAAAGAAGTCCGCGAGCTGATGAAGAAGCTGGAAGAGGGAGACAACGAGATAGCGGAAATAGGCAGGAAGCTGGCCGAGAGGGTTGTTAGGGCCCAGATGCTCACAACCTACCGCATGGGAATAACATACGACCTGCTCAGCTGGGAGAGCGACATAATGAAGAGCGGGATTTTCAACGAGGCCTACGAGCTTATAGAGGCTAACGAGAACTTCTTCTGGGCTGAGGAGGGCAAGTACAAGGGAGCCTTCGTGATGGATTTGAGAAAGCTCTTCCCGGACATGAAGAACCCATTTTTGGTGCTCAGAAGGAGCGATGGGACTGCAACCTACACGGGCAAGGACATAGCCTATCACCTCTGGAAGTTCGGCAAGGTTAAGGCCGACATGCTCTACAAGCCGTGGGATAGGAAGGATGACCACGAGACCTGGACGACAGCCCCGGACGGGAAGGAGATGCCCGGAAAGTTCGGGAGGGCTGATATAGTCATCAATGTGATCGGAGCGGAGCAGAAGCACCCGCAGATGGCGATAAAGTACGCCCTCCAGCTCCTCGGCTTTGAGGATTCAGCGAAGAACTTCCACCACTTGGCTTACGAGCACGTGGTCAGGCCGGAGGGTTCATTCTCGGGCAGGAAGGGAACCTGGGTCGGCTTCACCGTTGACGAGGTGCTCAACGAGGCAGTTCAGAGGGCGAGGGAGCTGGTAGAACAGAAGAACCCGAACCTGAGTGAGGAGGAAAAGGACACCATCGCGGAGGCTGTTGGTGTCGGCGCGGTGCGCTTCAACCTCGTCAAGTACAGTCCGGATAAGATAATCACCTTCCGCTGGGACGACGTTCTGAACTTCGAAGGGGAAAGCGCCCCGTACATCCAGTACGCCCACGCCCGCTGTGCTTCGATTATGAGGAAGGCTGAGGAGAACGGCATAGACATAGACTGGAAGAGCCTCCTTGAGAAAGCCGACTTCTCGAAGCTCACCAACCGCGAGAAGGAACTGGTAAAGCTCCTAGCCAGGTTCCCAGAAGTTGTAGAGCAGGCAGGAAGAGACATCAAGCCTCACCTGATTCCAGCCTACCTCAACGAGCTGGCAAGCCTCTTCAACAGGTTCTACATGGACCACCCCGTGCTGAAGGCCGAGGAGGGCATCGTGGAGGAAAGGTTGCTGCTCGTGCTCGCGGTAAAGCAGGTCCTCAGGAACGCCCTGGAACTGCTCGGCATCGAGGCGCCGGAGAGAATGTGA